In one window of Erinaceus europaeus chromosome 17, mEriEur2.1, whole genome shotgun sequence DNA:
- the ATG16L2 gene encoding protein Atg16l2 isoform X3, giving the protein MAYQVVERSAALGALESQLEERRGRLAALEARVAQLREERDLWSEQVDARRARNAQRRAAYDDLRARAAGQEASLRRLEEEARDLLERLVQRKARAAAERNLRNERRERAKQARVSQELKKAAKRTVSISESPNPLGDEYREGAKTLSPAAEPELLESEAREKWKRSFRSASTTSLTLSRCVDVVKGLLDFKKRRGHSVGGVPEQKYQSIPVCVAARLPSRAQDVLDAHLSEVNAVRFGPNSSLLATGGADCLIHLWSVVGGRLKANQTLEGAGGSITSVDFDPSGTQILAATYNQAAQLWMVGEAQSKETLSGHTDKVTAAKFKLTRHQAVTGSRDRTVKEWDLDRAYCSRTINVFSYCNDVVCGDHVIISGHNDQKIRFWDSRGPRCTQVIPMQGRVTSLSLSHDQLHLLSCSRDDTLKVIDLRVSNIRQVFRADGFKCGSDWTKAVFSPDRRYALAGSGDGALYIWDVDTGKLESSLRGPHCTAINAVAWCCSGEHVVSVEQARKAVLWR; this is encoded by the exons ATGGCCTACCAGGTGGTGGAGAGGAGCGCGGCGCTGGGCGCCCTGGAGTCGCAGCTGGAGGAGCGGCGGGGCAG GCTGGCGGCTCTGGAGGCCCGCGTGGCGCAGCTGCGGGAGGAGCGGGACCTCTGGAGCGAGCAGGTGGACGCGCGGCGGGCGCGCAACGCCCAGCGGCGGGCGGCCTACGACGACCTGCGCGCGCGCGCCGCGGGCCAGGAGGCCTCACTGCGCAGGCTCGAGGAGGAGGCGCGCGACCTGCTGGAGCGGCTGGTGCAGCGCAAAGCGCGCGCCGCGGCGGAGCGCAACCTGCGGAACGAGCGCCGAGAGAG AGCCAAGCAGGCGCGGGTGTCCCAGGAGCTGAAGAAGGCTGCCAAGCGGACCGTGAGCATCAGCGA GAGCCCAAACCCCCTTGGGGATGAGTATAGGGAGGGAGCCAAGACTCTGAGCCCGGCCGCTGAGCCCGAGTTGCTGGAGAGCGAGGCCCGGGAGAAGTGGAAGAGGTCCTTCAG GTCTGCCTCCACCACCTCCCTGACGCTGTCTCGCTGTGTGGATGTGGTGAAGGGGCTTCTGGa TTTCAAGAAGAGGAGAGGCCACTCAGTTGGGGGAGTACCAGAGCAGAAGTACCAGAGCATCCCGGTGTGTGTGGCTGCTCGGCTCCCTAGCCGGGCCCAGGACGTGCTg GACGCCCACCTCTCTGAGGTCAATGCTGTTCGTTTTGGCCCCAACAGCAGCCTCCTGGCCACAGGTGGGGCTGATTGCCTCATCCACCTCTGGAGTGTGGTGGGCG GTCGCCTGAAGGCCAACCAGACCCTCGAAGGAGCTGGTGGCAGTATCACCAGTGTGGACTTCGACCCTTCG gGCACCCAGATCCTGGCAGCTACTTACAATCAAGCCGCCCAGCTCTGGATGGTGGGGGAGGCACAGTCCAAG gagaCACTGTCTGGACACACAGACAAGGTGACAGCAGCCAAGTTCAAGTTGACAAGGCACCAAGCAGTGACCGGGAGCCGAGACCGCACAGTGAAGGAGTGGGATCTTGACCGAGCCTATT GTTCTAGGACCATCAATGTCTTTTCCTACTGTAATGACGTGGTGTGTGGGGACCATGTCATCATCAGTGGCCACAATGACCAGAAGATCCGGTTCTGGGATAGCAG GGGCCCCCGCTGCACTCAGGTCATCCCCATGCAGGGCCGGgtcacctctctgagcctcagccaTGACCAGCTGCACCTGCTCAGCTGCTCCCGGGATGACACCCTCAAGGTCATTGACCTGCGTGTCAGCAACATCCGCCAGGTGTTCAG GGCCGATGGTTTCAAGTGTGGCTCAGACTGGACCAAAGCTGTGTTCAG TCCAGACAGACGCTATGCGCTGGCAGGTTCTGGAGATGGAGCCCTCTACATCTGGGACGTGGACACCGGGAAGCTGGAGAGCAGCCTTCGGGGACCCCACTG CACTGCCATCAATGCCGTGGCCTGGTGCTGCTCAGGGGAACACGTGGTGAGCGTGGAGCAGGCCAGGAAGGCTGTGCTCTGGCGGTAA